In Nitrospira sp., a single genomic region encodes these proteins:
- the arsC gene encoding arsenate reductase (glutaredoxin) (This arsenate reductase requires both glutathione and glutaredoxin to convert arsenate to arsenite, after which the efflux transporter formed by ArsA and ArsB can extrude the arsenite from the cell, providing resistance.) yields the protein MADITIYHKPTCTTCRQAVQLLKDSGTPFTAVNYYEQTFTKAQLKKILKQAGLSPKDVLRTKEDIYKELGLAKKQLSDDTLLDLMVKHPDLIQRPLVVKDDRAVLARPAETVKTLL from the coding sequence ATGGCCGACATCACGATTTATCATAAGCCGACATGTACCACGTGCCGACAAGCAGTCCAGCTGTTGAAGGACAGCGGGACGCCGTTCACGGCGGTGAATTACTATGAGCAGACGTTTACGAAAGCTCAGTTGAAGAAGATTTTGAAACAGGCCGGGCTTTCTCCGAAAGACGTGCTCAGGACGAAAGAGGATATCTACAAGGAACTGGGCCTGGCTAAGAAGCAGTTGTCTGATGACACGTTGCTGGATTTGATGGTCAAGCATCCGGACCTGATCCAGCGTCCTCTTGTGGTCAAAGATGACCGGGCGGTTCTGGCCAGACCGGCGGAGACGGTGAAAACCCTCCTGTGA
- a CDS encoding GGDEF domain-containing protein: protein MATSTFKRSWQWLAPGGLVLLLAIGFLRPHGLPAWAQGPISAFPVIVLGFGIVFGWYLSSSRLILSLLVLVCLDRGIFWFPPTDASPGAPGPVLFAVATFLTPVNLLALSLVKEGSVSSWRGLVSLRLILCQPLLVLWLCLSGETNLTGLLTTPFQLPLLPLSTSEWTPLSQPAMLAFASALLLLTVKFLLYHDPLDGGAGWAILTTLLAAHGIQYGWNPTNFFAAAGLTLFLSLVHASHQRTYRDDLTGALGRLAYDEAAARLGGKYVVAIVGVDQLTQYRNQYGKTVSEQVLRLVAPKIMAAAGSGKVFRLTGDEFTVVFYSRTAMDTLAALEQIRKAVAQTTLRLHKQTRVWEGSRSSRSGSADIELPVTLSIGVAEPTAPHLSHTVVTKAAYRALYEAKGEGGNMLRRGTIQMTSAHTAPSQTGRIVAYSEFEP from the coding sequence ATGGCCACCTCAACGTTCAAACGGTCCTGGCAATGGCTCGCTCCCGGAGGACTCGTTCTGCTCTTAGCCATCGGCTTTCTTCGGCCGCACGGCCTCCCGGCATGGGCCCAGGGACCGATCTCTGCATTTCCCGTCATCGTGCTGGGATTCGGCATCGTCTTCGGCTGGTATCTCTCCAGCAGCCGCCTGATCCTGTCCCTCTTGGTCCTCGTCTGCCTCGACCGTGGAATCTTCTGGTTTCCGCCAACCGATGCGAGCCCCGGAGCGCCGGGCCCGGTCCTATTTGCCGTCGCCACATTCCTGACACCGGTGAACTTGCTCGCGCTCTCGCTGGTTAAAGAAGGCAGTGTCTCGAGCTGGAGAGGACTCGTGAGCCTGCGCCTCATTTTGTGTCAGCCCCTGCTTGTCTTGTGGCTCTGTCTGTCCGGGGAAACGAATCTAACCGGCCTGCTGACCACTCCGTTCCAACTTCCGCTCCTACCTCTCTCGACCTCCGAATGGACACCGCTGTCACAACCGGCGATGCTGGCATTCGCCAGTGCCCTGTTGTTATTGACCGTCAAGTTCCTGCTCTATCACGACCCGCTCGACGGCGGAGCGGGCTGGGCGATCTTGACGACATTGCTCGCCGCTCACGGCATCCAGTATGGGTGGAACCCTACAAATTTCTTCGCTGCCGCCGGCCTGACGCTCTTCCTCTCCCTCGTGCATGCGTCCCACCAACGGACCTATCGCGATGACCTGACCGGCGCCCTTGGCCGCCTGGCCTACGACGAAGCTGCAGCGAGACTGGGAGGGAAATACGTGGTGGCCATCGTCGGGGTGGATCAACTCACACAGTATCGGAACCAGTACGGGAAAACCGTCTCGGAACAAGTGCTGCGCCTGGTGGCCCCGAAGATCATGGCAGCGGCAGGGAGTGGAAAAGTTTTTCGGCTTACCGGCGACGAATTTACCGTGGTGTTCTATTCCAGGACGGCGATGGACACCCTCGCCGCGCTTGAACAGATTCGCAAAGCCGTTGCACAGACGACGCTGCGGCTTCACAAACAGACGCGCGTCTGGGAAGGCAGCCGCTCGTCCAGATCCGGATCGGCGGACATCGAGCTTCCCGTCACGCTCAGTATTGGCGTCGCAGAACCGACAGCCCCGCACCTCTCACACACCGTGGTGACAAAAGCCGCCTATCGCGCGCTCTACGAGGCGAAAGGGGAGGGGGGCAACATGCTCAGACGCGGGACCATTCAGATGACTTCGGCTCACACCGCTCCAAGCCAGACCGGCCGCATCGTCGCCTATAGTGAATTCGAGCCTTGA
- the rnd gene encoding ribonuclease D has translation MDSQQYITTADGLERLCDHLATASRLALDTEFVGEESFVPRLELIQVATESQSAIIDFPAIQQSSALQPFWDIVRNPDVEKIVHAGRQDLDLFATHAGTIPKPFFDTQIAAAMVGYGAQVAYANLVLRVHGRKLAKAHTFTNWSARPLSPDQLAYALEDVEFLLAIHDHLRTRLDKLGRSEWANEEFSRLETVVGDTRREPQERYQRIRGWDSLKPKSAAVLRELAAWRESEAKRRNVPRGRVMRDEVLLQLARHPPRSVDELRAVRGLHGSEADRHGETILKTIHAANALPASAWPEVPKDRKPEPESTGLVELLQAVMKAQSADQEIAPTLLATTADIQTLVDARAQGTTPDLPLLRGWRRTLLGNLLLQVLNGEVAVKIDSTSGRLTWS, from the coding sequence GTGGACTCACAACAATATATTACGACCGCAGACGGGCTTGAACGTTTGTGCGATCACCTGGCCACCGCCTCGCGCCTGGCCCTCGACACGGAATTTGTGGGAGAGGAAAGTTTTGTCCCGCGCCTTGAACTGATTCAGGTGGCCACCGAAAGCCAATCCGCCATCATCGACTTTCCGGCGATCCAGCAATCTTCGGCACTTCAACCGTTCTGGGACATCGTTCGCAATCCGGACGTGGAGAAAATCGTCCATGCCGGCCGGCAGGACCTCGATCTCTTTGCCACCCACGCAGGCACGATTCCCAAGCCGTTTTTCGACACTCAAATCGCCGCCGCCATGGTGGGGTACGGCGCGCAAGTCGCCTATGCCAACCTGGTCTTGCGCGTCCACGGGAGAAAGCTCGCGAAGGCCCACACCTTCACCAATTGGAGTGCGCGGCCGCTGTCGCCCGATCAACTGGCCTATGCCCTGGAGGATGTGGAATTCCTGCTGGCCATTCACGACCATCTGCGCACGCGCCTCGACAAACTCGGGCGAAGCGAATGGGCGAACGAAGAATTTTCCAGACTGGAAACGGTCGTCGGCGATACACGCCGCGAGCCGCAAGAGCGTTACCAGCGTATCCGCGGTTGGGATAGCTTGAAACCGAAGTCTGCCGCCGTCTTGCGAGAACTGGCCGCCTGGCGCGAGAGCGAAGCCAAACGCCGCAATGTGCCCCGCGGCCGCGTCATGCGAGACGAAGTCCTCCTGCAGCTCGCCCGTCATCCGCCACGATCGGTCGATGAATTGCGTGCCGTACGCGGGCTCCATGGGTCGGAAGCAGACCGGCACGGCGAGACGATCCTGAAAACGATTCACGCTGCCAACGCGCTTCCCGCTTCCGCCTGGCCGGAGGTCCCCAAGGACCGCAAGCCTGAACCGGAATCGACCGGATTGGTGGAGTTACTTCAAGCCGTGATGAAGGCCCAATCCGCCGATCAGGAAATCGCCCCCACCTTGCTCGCGACGACTGCCGATATCCAGACGCTGGTCGACGCGCGGGCTCAGGGCACCACGCCTGATCTTCCTCTGTTGCGAGGCTGGCGGAGAACCCTGCTGGGAAATCTGTTGCTCCAAGTGTTGAACGGGGAGGTCGCCGTAAAAATCGACTCGACCTCGGGAAGGCTCACCTGGTCTTAG
- a CDS encoding NAD-dependent malic enzyme, with the protein MAEIGPYSNYRLTVRLELANTPGIFARVAALLADEGANLGAVDIVSATKTQMVRDVTFDVHNEAHGEKVLARLSALPDVTVLSASDRIFLLHLGGKIRVEGKIPINTRNVLSMVYTPGVGRVSQAIARDKSKVYAFTSKSNSVAVVTDGSAVLGLGNLGPEAALPVMEGKVMLFKELAGIDAWPLCLNTQDPDEIVRIVQGIAPGFGAINLEDIGAPRCFDIERRLKAALDIPVMHDDQHGTAVVILAALTNALLVTGKRIEEIRVVVNGLGAAGTACCRMLLAAGVSHLLGCDKEGIILSGNPEELRACRTDLATCLTREAPTGTLRDALKGADVFIGLSVGNILTAEDLELMAADRIVFAMANPDPEVSPELAASHCRIFATGRSDFPNQINNALAFPGLFRGALDVQASQINEAMKLAAAKAIADVIPKSALSEDYIIPSLFDKTVVPQVARAVAAAARDSGVARRRAQGTTDSFTK; encoded by the coding sequence ATGGCTGAAATCGGCCCCTATTCCAACTATCGGCTCACCGTCAGACTGGAACTGGCCAATACACCCGGTATTTTCGCCCGCGTGGCCGCCTTGCTGGCCGATGAAGGGGCCAATCTCGGCGCCGTCGATATCGTCTCGGCGACCAAAACCCAGATGGTCCGAGATGTCACCTTCGATGTCCACAATGAAGCCCATGGCGAAAAGGTGTTGGCCCGGCTGAGCGCCCTGCCTGATGTGACCGTGCTGTCGGCCTCCGACCGGATATTTCTCCTCCACCTCGGCGGCAAGATTCGCGTCGAAGGGAAAATCCCGATCAACACCAGAAACGTCCTCTCGATGGTCTACACCCCGGGGGTCGGGCGAGTCTCCCAGGCCATTGCACGGGATAAATCCAAGGTCTATGCGTTCACGAGCAAAAGTAATAGCGTCGCGGTCGTGACGGATGGGTCTGCCGTGTTGGGACTCGGGAACCTCGGCCCCGAAGCGGCCTTGCCTGTGATGGAAGGCAAAGTGATGCTGTTCAAGGAACTGGCCGGGATCGACGCCTGGCCGCTGTGCCTGAATACGCAGGATCCGGACGAGATCGTCCGCATTGTCCAAGGCATTGCGCCGGGATTCGGCGCGATCAATCTGGAAGACATCGGTGCGCCCCGCTGCTTTGACATCGAGCGCCGTTTGAAGGCAGCGCTCGATATTCCGGTGATGCACGACGATCAGCATGGCACGGCGGTCGTGATTCTCGCCGCCCTGACCAACGCGCTGCTCGTCACAGGAAAACGGATCGAAGAGATCCGCGTCGTCGTCAACGGCCTGGGCGCCGCCGGCACGGCCTGCTGCCGGATGTTATTGGCGGCCGGCGTCTCGCATCTGCTGGGGTGCGACAAAGAAGGCATTATCCTGTCCGGCAACCCGGAAGAACTCCGTGCCTGTCGGACCGACCTGGCGACCTGCCTGACCCGTGAAGCACCGACGGGAACGCTGCGCGATGCGCTGAAAGGCGCCGACGTCTTTATCGGGCTCTCGGTCGGCAATATTCTGACCGCCGAAGACCTTGAGCTGATGGCTGCTGATCGTATCGTCTTTGCCATGGCGAACCCGGATCCGGAAGTATCGCCGGAACTCGCCGCCTCCCATTGCCGGATCTTTGCCACGGGGCGATCCGATTTCCCCAATCAGATCAATAACGCGCTGGCCTTCCCCGGCCTCTTCCGCGGGGCACTCGACGTTCAAGCCAGCCAGATCAATGAGGCCATGAAACTGGCCGCCGCCAAGGCGATTGCCGACGTGATTCCAAAAAGCGCGCTCAGCGAGGACTACATCATTCCCAGCCTCTTCGATAAAACCGTCGTCCCCCAGGTCGCCCGGGCTGTGGCAGCCGCCGCACGCGACAGCGGCGTGGCGCGCAGACGAGCCCAGGGAACGACTGACTCCTTCACCAAATAG
- a CDS encoding citrate synthase, whose product MPHDFMPGLDGVPAATSSVSDVDGHRGILEYRGIRVETLCSQSSFLETSYLLLFGRLPTQTELARWTSDITHHRRIKFRINDLLKCLPETGHPMDALQAAVAALGMFYPGRQVKDAENNYWSAVRLIAKLPTIVAAWARLRHGNDPIPPQDELEFSENFLYMLTDRAPHPLWKDIFDDCLILHAEHTMNASTFTGLVTASTLADPYTVVASSIGALKGPLHGGANEEVIHMLREIGSPEGAQVYVKQKLAGKQKLMGFGHRVYKVKDPRATILQGLCERLFREGGPSPLYAVAQEVERTAGEVLQGKGIYPNVDFYSGILYDQMSIDTDLFTPLFAMARVSGWLAHWLEQLRENKLFRPDQIYSGEHNRPYTPLTQR is encoded by the coding sequence ATGCCGCACGATTTCATGCCCGGCCTGGACGGCGTACCGGCTGCGACCTCTTCCGTCAGCGACGTAGACGGCCACCGCGGAATACTCGAATACCGCGGCATCAGAGTCGAAACACTCTGTTCCCAGTCATCTTTCCTCGAAACTTCGTATCTGCTTCTCTTCGGCCGCCTGCCGACGCAAACAGAACTCGCTCGCTGGACCAGCGACATCACCCATCACCGCCGCATCAAGTTTCGTATCAACGACCTCTTGAAGTGCCTGCCTGAAACCGGACATCCGATGGATGCGCTGCAAGCCGCGGTCGCCGCGCTCGGCATGTTCTATCCGGGCCGGCAGGTCAAAGACGCGGAAAACAACTATTGGTCGGCAGTACGGCTCATCGCCAAACTTCCGACGATCGTTGCAGCCTGGGCCAGACTCCGGCACGGCAACGACCCGATCCCCCCACAAGACGAACTCGAGTTCTCTGAGAACTTTCTGTACATGCTGACGGACCGCGCGCCGCATCCGCTCTGGAAAGACATCTTTGATGACTGTCTCATCCTCCACGCCGAACATACGATGAACGCGTCGACCTTTACAGGGCTCGTCACGGCTTCGACGCTCGCCGATCCTTATACCGTCGTTGCCTCCTCGATCGGCGCCTTGAAGGGCCCGCTCCATGGCGGAGCGAACGAAGAAGTGATCCACATGCTCCGCGAGATCGGCAGCCCCGAAGGCGCGCAGGTCTACGTGAAGCAGAAGCTGGCCGGCAAGCAAAAGCTCATGGGATTCGGCCATCGTGTCTACAAAGTAAAAGATCCTCGCGCCACGATTCTTCAAGGACTCTGCGAACGGCTCTTTAGAGAAGGCGGGCCGTCGCCCCTCTATGCCGTGGCACAGGAGGTCGAACGAACGGCGGGAGAGGTCCTGCAGGGGAAAGGCATTTACCCCAATGTCGATTTCTATTCCGGCATCCTCTACGACCAGATGAGCATCGACACGGATCTGTTCACGCCGCTCTTTGCCATGGCCCGCGTGTCAGGGTGGCTGGCCCACTGGCTGGAACAGCTGCGGGAGAACAAGCTCTTCCGCCCGGACCAGATTTACTCGGGGGAACACAATCGCCCCTATACCCCCTTGACCCAACGCTAA
- a CDS encoding aldo/keto reductase — protein MSSTSDRRPNRLHTETSPYLLQHASNPVDWYPWGPEALTAAKSLNKPILLSIGYSACHWCHVMERESFENEAIAAVMNRYFICIKVDREERPDLDEIYMAATVAMNNGQGGWPMTVFLTPDQEPFFAGTYFPPEDRWGRPGFGTLLKKIADYWEKDAAGVRTQAKDMTERLKGEGRIPSPISVSASVLDDAVTQFTEDFDKTYGGFGGAPKFPPAAGLSLLLRCYRRTGDAHTLAMVTKTLDMMAAGGIYDHIGGGFARYSTDARWLVPHFEKMLYDNALLARVYVEAYQVTKNPDYRRVACEVLDYVLREMTGPTGGFYSATDADSEGVEGKFFVWQPAEVQAAAGNPEDARRYCALYDITEKGNWEHASIPNRLRPVSEVAKELNLTSDELSETAARVTPLLYRARLQRVPPGLDDKILTAWNGMMLSAMAEAARVFGDTRYRDAAMQTADFLLKTHVQSDGRLLRTSRAGRAHLEAYLEDYAYLAEGLIDLYEAGASESYLRAAAGLADRLLSDFIDGENGGLFTTAKHHEALILRSREGADGATPSGNAVAASALARLSCHFDRQDWRDAAVGAIRAYGRQITRYPRAFAKSLAVVDFLTEGPVELAFVGDSQPAAARALYRAVADVYLPNRIIAWTESNAGSVLPLLRGKSVVAGQPALYICRNFSCQSPVTDPQAVAEALRVHRSGAGTAADRTETLLRGAQLSGHATVQGTAAYAANMVGLSPSGSLAHGYTAGGSTGLTVSRLGFGTYRVDTKTPEHRQAFKEAVAAGCNLIDTSTNYMEGDSERLVGGVLSELVKAGQLAREQVVVVSKIGYVQSQNLKVAEAREKSGRPYPDMVKYGDGIWHCLHPEFLADQLALSLDRLGLTTLDVCLLHNPEYFLSEAAHRKERDVVAVREAFYDRLQRAFVYFETQVAAGRLQYYGVSSNTVTASADHPEATSLSRMLDAASAAAREVNQSAHHFRWLQCPMNLFESGALLTANTGAGGVQTVLDLARQEGVAVLVNRPLNAMPSQGGGILRLADFPLEDHPVDFARQRERVAALEEEYRRTIAPSVPQSGQGTAPAEFFNWAHELDRVRPQLQGLEHWEQIEHQMIAPHVNQVLQALSRTMSGTAAEQWEAWRDRYVPELLTLLRGLRREATERSLRRTAAVATALDAALPQGRRSESLSRKALWVLTSTPGVTSVLNGMRTPAYVEDSVAVLHWPALESVRTAYEIAKTIAFPKELG, from the coding sequence ATGTCATCCACATCTGATCGCCGGCCGAATCGCCTGCATACCGAGACGAGTCCCTATCTTCTGCAGCATGCCTCCAACCCGGTGGATTGGTATCCCTGGGGCCCGGAGGCGCTGACCGCCGCCAAGTCATTGAACAAACCGATCCTCTTGTCGATCGGCTACTCGGCCTGCCACTGGTGCCATGTGATGGAGCGGGAGTCGTTTGAAAACGAGGCGATTGCCGCCGTCATGAATCGCTACTTTATCTGTATCAAAGTGGACCGGGAGGAACGGCCGGATCTCGACGAGATCTACATGGCGGCGACGGTGGCCATGAACAACGGTCAGGGCGGCTGGCCGATGACCGTATTTCTCACGCCGGATCAAGAGCCATTTTTTGCCGGCACCTATTTCCCTCCGGAAGACCGCTGGGGCCGGCCCGGGTTCGGCACGTTGCTGAAGAAGATCGCCGACTACTGGGAGAAGGATGCGGCGGGTGTGAGGACGCAAGCGAAAGACATGACGGAGCGGTTAAAGGGCGAAGGCCGGATCCCCTCCCCGATTTCTGTGAGTGCATCCGTGTTGGATGACGCCGTCACGCAATTCACAGAAGATTTCGATAAGACCTATGGCGGGTTCGGCGGAGCCCCGAAGTTCCCTCCGGCGGCCGGCCTGTCGTTGTTGCTGCGGTGTTATCGGCGAACCGGCGACGCGCATACGTTGGCGATGGTGACGAAGACGCTCGATATGATGGCGGCAGGGGGCATCTATGACCACATCGGCGGCGGATTTGCCCGCTATTCCACCGATGCACGCTGGCTCGTGCCCCATTTTGAAAAGATGCTCTACGACAATGCGCTGTTGGCCCGCGTCTATGTCGAAGCCTACCAGGTCACCAAGAACCCGGACTATCGGCGCGTGGCCTGCGAGGTGTTGGACTATGTGCTGAGAGAAATGACCGGGCCGACCGGCGGGTTCTATTCCGCGACCGATGCGGACTCCGAAGGTGTCGAAGGGAAATTCTTCGTGTGGCAACCGGCTGAGGTGCAAGCCGCAGCGGGGAATCCGGAAGACGCCCGGCGATATTGCGCGCTCTACGACATTACGGAGAAAGGCAATTGGGAGCATGCCAGTATTCCGAATCGCCTGCGGCCTGTGTCCGAGGTCGCGAAGGAACTCAATCTGACCAGCGACGAATTGTCGGAGACCGCTGCCCGGGTAACCCCCCTCCTCTATCGCGCGCGCCTGCAACGCGTGCCTCCCGGCCTCGACGATAAAATTCTGACGGCATGGAACGGCATGATGTTGTCGGCGATGGCGGAAGCGGCCCGGGTGTTCGGCGACACGCGTTATCGCGACGCGGCGATGCAAACGGCTGACTTTCTCCTGAAGACGCATGTGCAATCCGATGGAAGGCTTCTGCGGACGTCGCGCGCAGGCCGGGCTCATCTCGAAGCATATTTGGAAGATTACGCCTATCTGGCCGAAGGACTGATCGATCTCTACGAGGCCGGGGCTTCCGAGAGTTACCTGCGGGCAGCTGCAGGATTGGCTGATCGGCTCCTGTCCGATTTTATCGATGGCGAAAACGGGGGATTGTTCACCACGGCGAAACACCACGAGGCGCTCATTCTTCGCAGCCGTGAAGGTGCCGACGGGGCGACACCCAGCGGGAATGCCGTGGCGGCGTCGGCCTTGGCACGGTTGTCGTGCCATTTCGACCGGCAGGATTGGCGAGATGCGGCGGTCGGCGCGATCCGGGCCTACGGGAGACAGATCACGCGTTATCCCCGCGCCTTTGCGAAAAGTCTGGCGGTGGTCGATTTCCTGACCGAAGGTCCGGTGGAACTAGCCTTCGTCGGCGATAGTCAGCCAGCCGCTGCGCGGGCACTCTATCGAGCGGTGGCGGATGTCTATCTCCCCAATCGGATCATCGCGTGGACCGAGTCGAACGCGGGCTCCGTGCTCCCCTTACTGCGAGGAAAGTCGGTCGTGGCCGGGCAGCCTGCTCTGTATATCTGTCGAAACTTCAGCTGTCAGAGCCCCGTCACTGATCCGCAAGCCGTAGCCGAGGCGCTCCGCGTCCATCGGTCTGGGGCCGGCACAGCCGCCGATCGAACAGAGACGTTGCTGCGCGGCGCGCAGCTCTCCGGTCATGCGACGGTGCAAGGCACGGCGGCCTATGCGGCAAACATGGTAGGGCTGTCCCCGTCCGGTTCTCTCGCCCATGGATACACGGCCGGGGGATCGACCGGGCTCACGGTGTCCCGGCTGGGGTTTGGCACATACCGGGTCGATACCAAAACTCCTGAGCATCGGCAGGCCTTCAAGGAGGCCGTGGCGGCGGGCTGCAATCTCATCGACACGTCGACCAATTATATGGAGGGGGACAGCGAACGTCTCGTGGGTGGGGTGTTGTCCGAGCTCGTGAAAGCGGGGCAACTGGCGCGGGAACAGGTCGTGGTCGTCTCCAAAATCGGCTACGTCCAGAGCCAGAATCTGAAGGTTGCGGAGGCCCGGGAGAAATCCGGCCGCCCCTACCCTGACATGGTCAAGTACGGAGACGGGATTTGGCACTGCCTCCACCCGGAATTCCTGGCCGATCAACTCGCGCTGTCGCTTGATCGATTGGGGCTTACGACGCTCGATGTGTGTTTGCTGCACAATCCGGAATACTTTTTGTCGGAAGCCGCACATCGGAAGGAACGCGATGTGGTGGCCGTGCGCGAGGCCTTCTATGACCGGCTGCAACGCGCGTTCGTGTATTTCGAAACGCAAGTCGCGGCCGGCCGGCTGCAATACTACGGGGTCTCGTCGAATACGGTGACCGCGTCTGCCGATCATCCCGAAGCCACCTCGCTGAGCCGGATGCTCGATGCGGCGAGTGCCGCAGCGCGCGAGGTGAATCAGTCGGCCCATCATTTCCGCTGGTTGCAGTGTCCGATGAATCTTTTCGAGTCCGGTGCGCTGCTGACGGCGAATACCGGAGCCGGCGGCGTCCAGACGGTGCTCGATCTGGCCCGGCAGGAAGGGGTTGCCGTGCTGGTGAATCGTCCGCTCAACGCGATGCCCAGCCAAGGCGGAGGGATCCTTCGTCTTGCCGACTTCCCCCTGGAGGATCACCCGGTGGATTTTGCCCGGCAACGGGAGCGCGTGGCCGCATTGGAGGAGGAGTACCGCCGCACGATCGCGCCGTCGGTTCCGCAGAGCGGCCAGGGCACAGCCCCGGCGGAATTTTTCAACTGGGCGCACGAGTTGGACCGCGTCAGGCCTCAGCTGCAAGGATTGGAACATTGGGAACAGATCGAACACCAGATGATTGCGCCACACGTCAATCAGGTGTTGCAAGCCTTGTCGCGGACGATGTCCGGTACGGCGGCGGAGCAATGGGAGGCCTGGCGTGACCGGTATGTGCCTGAATTGCTGACATTGCTGCGGGGATTGCGGCGCGAAGCCACGGAGCGGAGTCTTCGACGGACCGCGGCGGTGGCGACCGCGCTTGATGCGGCGCTTCCGCAGGGGCGGCGATCCGAATCCCTCTCTCGAAAAGCGCTCTGGGTGTTGACCAGCACGCCAGGCGTCACGAGCGTGCTGAACGGCATGCGGACGCCGGCCTATGTCGAAGACTCAGTAGCGGTACTGCATTGGCCCGCGCTGGAGTCGGTGCGAACGGCCTATGAGATCGCCAAGACTATCGCCTTTCCTAAAGAGTTGGGGTAA
- a CDS encoding J domain-containing protein — translation MPRPVDRRTMPFTQSKFIKFQQGMRQRIDSLRLKTETSLELAVDTMMESRVDSFFRVEQGLEEVIRSLIEIDDELGVVRDLSGAMRLESRLEFVEDRWDEFDSEIRERPRRRRKKVSLADMLKAASGSGDLSQGGTGVNNAMDAYAIMGVEFGSSLADVTAAFRQKAKQLHPDSNHGDRSSEPALRRMLEAYQFLKEYLSLSNVEPMPQADHPYRPTE, via the coding sequence ATGCCGCGGCCGGTAGACCGGCGGACCATGCCCTTTACACAAAGCAAATTCATCAAGTTTCAGCAGGGGATGCGCCAGCGGATCGATTCGCTGCGTCTCAAGACCGAAACCAGCCTCGAACTCGCCGTCGATACGATGATGGAATCGCGCGTCGATAGTTTCTTCCGGGTCGAACAAGGGCTGGAAGAAGTCATCAGATCGTTGATTGAAATCGACGATGAGCTCGGCGTCGTCCGCGATCTCTCCGGCGCCATGCGCCTTGAATCTCGTCTCGAATTTGTCGAAGACCGCTGGGATGAGTTCGACAGTGAGATTCGAGAACGGCCGCGGCGGCGGCGCAAGAAGGTCAGCCTCGCCGACATGCTGAAAGCGGCCAGCGGGAGCGGGGATCTTTCCCAAGGCGGCACCGGCGTCAACAACGCAATGGACGCCTATGCAATCATGGGCGTCGAGTTCGGCAGTTCCCTCGCGGATGTCACCGCCGCATTCAGACAGAAAGCGAAGCAGCTCCATCCCGATTCGAACCACGGCGATCGAAGTTCCGAGCCGGCATTACGCCGAATGCTGGAGGCCTATCAGTTCCTGAAGGAATATCTGAGCTTGAGCAACGTCGAACCGATGCCCCAAGCCGATCACCCCTATCGTCCGACCGAGTAG
- a CDS encoding Hsp20/alpha crystallin family protein — protein sequence MTALMRWDPFRELEEMSDRLNRMVARPATKANGKEALTVADWMPTVDISETAGEYVIQAELPEVKKDDVKVTLEEGVLTIQGQRRQEKDEKTTKYHRIERSYGTFVRSFSLPDQVNESGVKAEFKDGVLNLHIPKSEKAKPRAIEVKVA from the coding sequence ATGACCGCACTGATGCGTTGGGATCCGTTTCGCGAACTCGAAGAGATGTCAGATCGACTGAATCGGATGGTGGCCCGTCCTGCAACCAAAGCCAACGGAAAGGAAGCGTTGACCGTGGCGGACTGGATGCCGACCGTCGATATCAGCGAAACTGCCGGGGAATACGTGATCCAGGCAGAGTTGCCTGAGGTGAAGAAAGACGACGTGAAAGTCACGCTGGAAGAAGGTGTCCTGACTATTCAAGGGCAACGCCGTCAGGAAAAGGATGAGAAGACCACGAAGTATCACCGGATCGAACGGTCCTATGGAACATTCGTCCGGAGCTTCTCACTGCCGGACCAAGTGAACGAGAGCGGGGTGAAAGCCGAATTCAAAGACGGGGTGTTGAATCTGCATATCCCGAAATCGGAAAAGGCTAAGCCGCGGGCCATCGAAGTGAAAGTCGCATAA